From one Catenuloplanes nepalensis genomic stretch:
- a CDS encoding CpaF family protein, protein MTDQQNRNHARRPDEIPRTGSGFSAAEVLALNEDSPYPATAIPVTAVPSANFPFSGASVSTSGTGAFGRRNVRRAYDPLAEVRRRAHGALLEQLGPQMYEAGADEEDLERRVREALPGLLAKEDQLTAGDRGVAFRQVIDEIVGHGPIEPLLRDPDITEIMVNSWDRIYVERFGRIQSVETAFLDEWHLRRVIDKIVSRVGRRVDESSPMVDARLPDGSRVNAVIPPVTLDGAAMTIRKFAANPYGVEDLIAFGTLNPSVASLLSACIQGRLDVLITGGTGTGKTTLLNVLSQMLPPHERIITIEDAAELRLAQDHVVRMEYRPPNIEGRGEVTIRDLVRNALRMRPDRIVVGEVRDGAALDMLQAMNTGHDGSLTTVHANSPRDSLSRLETMVLMAGMDLPVRAIREQIASAVDVIVHLSRLRDGTRRITHVTEVLGLDGDVILTQDIFLFDFRSGTDAYGRYQGELRPTGTRPQFLEKLADSGVDASPRNVGLQDVLQ, encoded by the coding sequence ATGACCGATCAGCAGAATCGGAATCACGCGCGGCGTCCCGACGAGATCCCGCGCACCGGCAGTGGCTTCTCCGCGGCCGAGGTGCTGGCGCTGAACGAGGACTCGCCGTACCCGGCGACCGCGATCCCGGTGACCGCGGTGCCGAGCGCGAACTTCCCGTTCAGCGGCGCGTCCGTGTCCACCTCGGGCACCGGCGCGTTCGGGCGGCGCAACGTGCGCCGGGCGTACGACCCGCTGGCCGAGGTCCGCCGCCGGGCGCACGGTGCGCTGCTGGAACAGCTCGGGCCGCAGATGTACGAGGCCGGCGCGGACGAGGAGGACCTGGAGCGCCGCGTCCGCGAGGCGCTGCCCGGCCTGCTCGCCAAGGAGGACCAGCTCACCGCGGGCGACCGGGGCGTGGCGTTCCGGCAGGTGATCGACGAGATCGTCGGCCACGGCCCGATCGAGCCGCTGCTCCGCGACCCGGACATCACCGAGATCATGGTCAACTCCTGGGATCGGATCTACGTGGAGCGGTTCGGCCGCATCCAGTCCGTGGAGACCGCGTTCCTGGACGAGTGGCACCTGCGCCGGGTCATCGACAAGATCGTGTCCCGGGTCGGCCGGCGGGTGGACGAGTCCAGCCCGATGGTCGACGCCCGGCTCCCCGACGGCAGCCGCGTCAACGCGGTCATCCCGCCGGTCACGCTGGACGGCGCCGCGATGACGATCCGAAAATTCGCCGCCAATCCGTACGGCGTGGAGGACCTGATCGCCTTCGGCACGCTGAACCCGTCGGTGGCGTCGCTGCTGTCCGCCTGCATCCAGGGCCGGCTCGACGTGCTGATCACCGGCGGCACCGGCACCGGCAAGACCACGCTGCTCAATGTGCTCTCCCAGATGCTGCCGCCACACGAGCGGATCATCACTATCGAGGACGCGGCCGAGCTGCGGCTGGCCCAGGACCACGTGGTGCGCATGGAGTACCGCCCGCCGAACATCGAGGGCCGCGGCGAGGTCACCATCCGCGACCTGGTCCGCAACGCGCTCCGCATGCGCCCGGACCGGATCGTGGTCGGCGAGGTCCGTGACGGCGCCGCGCTCGACATGCTCCAGGCGATGAACACCGGTCACGACGGCTCGCTCACCACCGTGCACGCGAACTCGCCGCGCGACTCGCTGTCCCGCCTGGAGACCATGGTGCTGATGGCCGGCATGGACCTGCCGGTCCGCGCGATCCGTGAGCAGATCGCGTCCGCGGTCGACGTGATCGTCCACCTCAGCCGGCTGCGCGACGGCACCCGGCGGATCACCCACGTGACCGAGGTGCTCGGCCTGGACGGCGACGTGATCCTGACGCAGGACATCTTCCTGTTCGACTTCCGGTCCGGCACCGACGCGTACGGCCGGTACCAGGGCGAACTGCGCCCGACCGGCACCCGGCCACAGTTCCTGGAGAAGCTCGCCGACTCCGGCGTCGACGCCTCACCGCGCAACGTGGGTCTGCAGGACGTGCTGCAGTGA
- a CDS encoding type II secretion system F family protein, with translation MLETGTPTFRVVMAALVFLALLAIFLLIFSPMFGLVERRRRMAQVEEFASAVRDGRSPAASRPASPFARVAVSAAEQVVRNRGWEERIGRQLDRAGLKLRPSEWLLTRIGVALGLAVVLTLLIGPLGFPLGAALGVLATELFQRHLANRRDERFAAALPDAIQMVIGSLKSGFSLQQAFDAMVRESVDPLAGEFSRALAEARLGMELEEALDRVAQRMGNKDLAWTVIAIRVQREVGGNLAEVLSNTITTIRERELLRGHVRALSAEGRLSAWVLLALPIVLGAFMFLSRREYVAPLFTDPRGVLMLIAGVVLVVLGGFWLTRVVKVEV, from the coding sequence ATGCTTGAGACGGGCACGCCCACGTTCCGGGTCGTGATGGCGGCGCTGGTGTTCCTGGCGCTGCTGGCGATCTTCCTGCTCATCTTCTCGCCCATGTTCGGCCTGGTGGAGCGCCGCCGCCGGATGGCCCAGGTGGAGGAGTTCGCGTCCGCGGTCCGCGACGGCCGGTCCCCCGCCGCCTCCCGGCCGGCATCGCCGTTCGCCCGGGTCGCGGTCTCCGCCGCCGAGCAGGTCGTCCGCAACCGGGGCTGGGAGGAGCGGATCGGGCGCCAGCTCGACCGGGCCGGCCTGAAGCTGCGCCCGAGCGAGTGGCTGCTGACCCGGATCGGCGTCGCGCTCGGCCTCGCGGTGGTGCTCACGCTGCTGATCGGGCCGCTCGGCTTCCCGCTCGGCGCGGCCCTCGGCGTGCTCGCCACCGAGCTGTTCCAGCGGCACCTGGCGAACCGCCGCGACGAGCGCTTCGCGGCCGCGCTCCCGGACGCGATCCAGATGGTGATCGGCTCGCTCAAGTCCGGCTTCTCACTCCAGCAGGCGTTCGACGCGATGGTCCGCGAATCCGTCGACCCGCTGGCCGGCGAGTTCAGCCGCGCGCTCGCGGAGGCCCGGCTCGGCATGGAACTGGAAGAGGCGCTGGACCGCGTCGCGCAGCGGATGGGCAACAAGGACCTGGCCTGGACCGTGATCGCGATACGGGTGCAGCGCGAGGTCGGCGGCAACCTGGCCGAGGTGCTCAGCAACACGATCACCACCATCCGCGAGCGCGAGCTGCTCCGCGGTCACGTGCGCGCGCTCTCCGCCGAGGGCCGGCTCTCCGCCTGGGTGCTGCTCGCGCTGCCGATCGTGCTCGGCGCGTTCATGTTCCTCAGCCGCCGGGAGTACGTCGCGCCGCTCTTCACCGACCCGCGCGGCGTCCTCATGCTCATCGCCGGCGTCGTGCTGGTCGTGCTCGGCGGATTCTGGCTCACCCGCGTCGTCAAGGTCGAGGTCTGA
- a CDS encoding type II secretion system F family protein — protein sequence MDVIVLGAGLTVIFAALLILLLTVVLGGADRRGLARALADINAVYAPGAAQGRRTALSAGPAGRPVLRRAVTLLASRLTPDSAAAWLQRTLDHAGNPPSWPPARILEAQGWGIVVGVPAGALLGLGLVTARGFSPISTLILSVLAGGLIGWWGPCLLVLNAAQRRQEQLLDTLPDTLDMLTLCVEAGLGFDAALMQVAAGIDGPLSGELARALQEMQMGKRRSEALRSLAARTTIPELRNAMMSIVQATELGIPVASVLREQSREMRVKRRQRAEERARKVPIKILFPLVFCLFPALFVVILGPGVLRMIDTFTNQ from the coding sequence GTGGACGTGATCGTGCTCGGCGCCGGGCTCACCGTCATCTTCGCGGCGCTGCTCATCCTGCTTCTGACGGTCGTCCTCGGCGGCGCCGACCGCCGTGGCCTGGCCCGCGCGCTCGCCGACATCAACGCGGTCTACGCACCCGGCGCCGCGCAGGGCCGCCGTACCGCGCTCTCCGCCGGACCGGCCGGCCGGCCCGTGCTCCGCCGTGCGGTCACGCTGCTGGCCAGCCGCCTCACCCCGGACTCGGCCGCGGCCTGGCTGCAGCGCACGCTGGACCACGCCGGGAACCCGCCGTCGTGGCCGCCCGCCCGGATCCTCGAAGCGCAGGGCTGGGGCATCGTCGTCGGCGTACCCGCGGGCGCTCTGCTGGGTCTCGGCCTCGTCACGGCCCGCGGCTTCTCGCCGATCAGCACGCTGATCCTGAGCGTGCTGGCCGGCGGCCTGATCGGCTGGTGGGGCCCCTGCCTGCTGGTGCTCAACGCGGCGCAGCGCCGGCAGGAACAACTGCTGGACACGCTGCCGGACACGCTCGACATGCTCACCCTCTGCGTCGAGGCCGGCCTCGGCTTCGACGCCGCGTTGATGCAGGTCGCGGCCGGGATCGACGGCCCGCTCAGCGGCGAGCTGGCCCGCGCGCTGCAGGAGATGCAGATGGGCAAGCGGCGATCGGAGGCGCTGCGCTCACTCGCCGCCCGCACCACCATCCCGGAGCTGCGCAACGCCATGATGTCGATCGTCCAGGCCACCGAGCTGGGCATCCCGGTCGCGTCGGTGCTGCGCGAACAGTCCCGCGAGATGCGCGTCAAGCGCCGCCAGCGCGCGGAGGAACGCGCCCGCAAAGTCCCGATCAAAATCCTCTTCCCGCTGGTCTTCTGCCTGTTCCCCGCGCTCTTCGTGGTCATCCTGGGCCCGGGCGTCCTCCGGATGATCGACACCTTCACCAACCAGTAG
- a CDS encoding response regulator transcription factor has protein sequence MAVTVVSASGATLTRVGIAAAFEGAPDLRLVGAAASGAEALALLGAQRPDVVLLDLDLTDGNGLTWGTEVRRSHPALGIVLLAARDDDLLLRALEAGISAFLPRTEELGAILAAVRHAAAAPGSFTAPDLAGALSRRRHSATVVSPREREVLNLLRDGLTVPQIAAALKLSESTVKTYLARIYDKLGVTGRDQAVIAAADRGLLTG, from the coding sequence ATGGCCGTCACCGTTGTCTCCGCGTCCGGCGCCACGCTGACCCGGGTGGGGATCGCGGCGGCGTTCGAGGGCGCGCCGGACCTGCGGCTGGTCGGCGCGGCCGCGTCCGGCGCGGAGGCGCTGGCACTGCTCGGCGCGCAGCGGCCGGACGTGGTGCTGCTCGACCTGGACCTGACCGACGGCAACGGGCTGACCTGGGGCACCGAGGTCCGGCGCAGCCATCCCGCGCTGGGCATAGTGCTGCTGGCCGCGCGCGACGACGACCTGCTGCTGCGCGCGCTGGAGGCGGGGATCTCCGCGTTCCTGCCGCGGACCGAGGAACTCGGCGCGATACTGGCCGCGGTCCGGCACGCGGCGGCCGCGCCGGGCTCGTTCACCGCGCCGGACCTGGCCGGGGCGCTGAGCCGGCGGCGGCACTCGGCCACCGTGGTCAGCCCGCGCGAGCGTGAGGTGCTCAACCTGCTGCGGGACGGGCTGACCGTGCCGCAGATCGCGGCGGCGCTCAAGCTGAGCGAGTCGACGGTGAAGACGTACCTGGCCCGGATCTACGACAAGCTGGGTGTGACCGGCCGGGACCAGGCCGTCATCGCGGCCGCCGACCGCGGCCTGCTGACCGGCTAG